CAGTGCTTTGCAGAGACTGGTCAGTTCCAGAAGATTGTCCTCTACGCGAAGAAGGTAATTTGTAATTTACCCATTGTTCTCCTGTTGTCTTTACATTTGTTTGTGATGGTAGCGAAGGTGTACTTCAGATATCGGGCTACTGGGATTAAAGATCTGTTGTCCCTGTAGGTGGGCTACACTCCAGACTGGATCTTCCTGCTGAGGAACGTAATGCGGATCAGTCCAGAGCAAGGACTTCAGTTCTCCCAGATGCTGGTTCAGGATGAAGAGCCACTTGCTGACATTACACAGGTAAAGGACAGTGATGGTCTGAGTAATCATGCGACAGAAAGTTGTTGCTCTTCTGACTGTagccaaataataaataaaaaaatctaaattatttattacatgttttcagtttgacatGTGTGATGATTTCTCTAATTTCTCCAgattgttgatgtgttcatggAGTACAACCTGATCCAGCAGTGCACATCCTTCCTATTAGACGCCCTGAAGAACAACAGACCCATGGAGGGACCACTGCAGACACGCCTGCTGGAAATGAATCTGGTCCATGCCCCACaggtaaataaaaatgtgaatacaTCAGAATCAAAATgcttattgtctttttttaaatccaaccCTCAAGGTTTCTCTCTATCTTTTAAAGCATCTCATTGTCTTTTCTCTTACCAAAAATCTAATTTCCTGCTGCCTCTGTTACAATGTTCTGGTTGGCAAAGCTTTGAACGATGCTGAAATGACTTCCTTCCTGCGTCATGTCTTTCAGGTTGCAGACGCAATCCTGGGCAATCAGATGTTCACCCACTATGATCGTGCACATGTTGCACAGCTGTGTGAGAAGGCTGGTctcctgcagagggcgctggAGCATTATACTGACTTGTATGACATAAAGCGTGCTGTGgtgcacacacaccttcttAACCCAGAGGTACAGAAAGTACTTCCACTTACAAAAGATAAGAGAATATACATGCAATTCTGTGTTCTGCACATGctcagtttcagtttttctctgcagtggtTGGTGAATTTCTTTGGCTCCTTGTCAGTGGAGGACTCTCTGGAGTGTCTGAGGGCCATGCTGTCTGCAAACATCCGCCAGAACCTGCAGATCTGTGTGCAAGTGGCCTCCAAGTACCACGAGCAGCTCAGTACTCAGTCCCTCACTGAACTGTTTGAGTCATTCAAGAGCTTTGAGGGTAAGCtaggaaaatacaaaaacaatctcACCTTTCCTGGTCATTTTCACGGTTTCTGCTTGGTCTTAAAAAGTCTCAAATTCAATCATCTAAATTTTAGATGAACCCTGCATATTCGTCCTCATTTAGTTTTgttgattttgacttttttcGTGTTGCAGGTTTGTTCTACTTCTTGGGTTCCATTGTGAACTTCAGCCAGGATCCAGAGGTCCACTTCAAATACATCCAGGCCGCTTGTAAAACAGGGCAGATTAAAGAAGTGGAGAGAATCTGCAGAGAGAGTAACTGCTATGATCCTGAACGTGTGAAGAACTTCCTCAAGGTTAGAAATGAACCAGTGCAGAGGAAACATCTCACTATAAAACAATCTAATCTGCTCATCAAAGTTTGTACTAATTAAGAAATACCaacattatttctattttacagGAAGCCAAGCTGACTGACCAGCTGCCTTTAATCATTGTGTGTGATCGCTTTGACTTTGTCCATGACCTGGTGCTGTACCTGTACCGCAACAGCCTGCAGAAATATATCGAAATTTATGTGCAGAAGGTACGTTACTACTCAATTACATTTTACCCAACTTAGATGAAAAGTTGTTGATAGAATCACTGGCCTTGAATGACTAGGAGCTCcattttataattttctttcctctcttcccatccctccatccatctcaaCATCCATACTGTCTCAGGCTTTGATCTCTAACTGAATGGAAATGTTTGAATAGTAACGTGAGGATAATTTATTCCAGGTGAACCCAAGCCGTCTGCCAGTCGTCATTGGAGGGTTACTGGATGTAGACTGTGCCGAGGATGTGATTAAGAACCTTATCATGGTGGTGCGAGGACAGTTCTCCACAGATGAACTGGTCGCTGaagtggagaaaagaaacaggTAAGAACAAGGGAATTAATTGAACTGTGTAGAAATAGAGAATCCCTCATTTATCAGTTTGAGCATTCAAATATTTGTCTGAAGTAATAAGACGAAGCTGAAGATTAATGAAAAATACTTCCTGTTTGTCGTTCTCcaggctgaagctgctgctgccttgGTTGGAGGCTCGTATTCATGAAGGTTGCGAGGAGCCCGCTACCCACAATGCTCTTGCCAAGATCTACATTGATAGCAACAACAACCCTGAGCGCTTCCTGAGGGAGAACCCCTACTATGACAGCTGTGTGGTCGGCAAGTACTGTGAGAAGAGGGACCCCCACCTGGCCTGTGTGGCCTATGAAAGAGGACAGTGTGACCAGGAACTGATTCATGTGAGTCTTTAAGTTAAAATTATATTACACTGTGGTTATTTCTCATATTCACATTTTAGCTGATGATATGAAAACTTCAAGATAGTCAATATCTGAAATGTTTGTATTGCCTCTATTATCCTTTAGGTGTGCAATGAGAATTCTCTGTTCAAGAGTCTGTCTCGCTACCTTGTGCGCCGCAAGAACCCTGAGTTGTGGGCGAGTGTGCTGCTGGAGACCAACAACTACAGAAGACCCCTTATTGATCAGGTACGACCCTTAACTGTATTTCTAATATCTCCACACTATTTGTTTACTTAATACAAAGGCCATCACAATCACTGACTTGACCCAAATATTGgcctataaataaaataaagttatggCAAAGAATGTAAATGCAACCAAACATATACAACttgatttaattcaataaacaattgtttctgtgtaaatgtTACCATATGCACATCTatgctgcattgtttattctgtaagataaaagttttcatatcagcaaacatacagtatatgctgATACTATTGTGTCTGCGAATGGGTCATAGTGGCCGGTTTTAGCTGCCGACCAATAAATCAGTCGGGCTCTACCAGACATTCCAGATGTTCTATGTATAACTCGTTGTCTCTGTGTGCTGCAGGTTGTACAGACGGCTTTGTCAGAGACCCAGGATCCAGAGGAGGTGTCTGTCACAGTCAAGGCTTTCATGACCGCTGACCTTCCCAATGAGCTCATCGAGCTGCTCGAGAAGATTGTCCTGGATAACTCTGTCTTCAGCGAGCACAGGTGAGAGAGGCTGCATGTTACTTATATATTTCTTACTATATCCCACATGTTTTTGACTTCCTCGTGGATTTCTGTGAATCCAGTATATATGTTTAAGGCATAGAAAACAAGCCTTTTGAACCTGTTTTGAAGTTTTTGTCCATAAGTCAATAAGTTCATTTCACAGATAAATCACTTTTTTCAAAAGCTTATTGAATAGTGATTATGTTCTAAAACTCATTcaagaatatatttatttttttcagctgcATAGAAAATTATTCAATCACTGAGAATCCCTTGTCTTGGTTGTTTCAGAAACCTCCAGAATCTGCTCATCCTGACGGCCATCAAAGCTGATCGGACACGTGTGATGGAGTACATCAACCGTCTGGACAATTATGATGCCCCAGACATCGCTAACATCGCCATCAGCAATGAGCTCTTTGAGGAGGCCTTTGCTATTTTCCGAAAATTTGATGTCAACACTTCCGCTGTGCAGGTCAGTTTATTACAGCTTGATATGTTCTGTGTTTAAAAGTCACAACGTGAACTGAGAAGCTGTCCTACAGCTTGTGTACAGTTTTAAGCCAGGGTTGTTATTCAGGAATCATACACTTGATCTACACCTTGATTATAATAGCCACCAGAATGGCATTACTTAGCTTGATGCAGTATGATCTGAATATTGTGTCTTTCTATCCAGGTTTTGATTGAGCACATCGGTAACCTGGACAGGGCTTATGAGTTTGCTGAACGCTGCAATGAGCCACCAGTGTGGAGTCAGCTGGCAAAGGCCCAGCTTCAGAAGGGCCTGGTCAAAGAAGCCATAGACTCCTACATCAAAGCTGATGACCCCTCTGCTTATATGGAAGTGGGACAAGCTGCAGCACAAAGCGGTAAGATTTAATTTATCTGTCATTAACTGTCAATACTAAATGTAGTGTGCGACACTTGTTGATACAGTGGATTGATGTGCTTATGAAACTGATGGGGGTTGGTTGCTGTGTGCAGGGAACTGGGAGGACCTGGTGAAGTTCCTGCAGATGGCCCGTAAGAAGGCCCGTGAGTCGTACGTTGAAACAGAGTTGATCTTTGCCCTGGCCAAGACCAACCGCCTGGCTGAGCTGGAGGAGTTCATCAACGGACCCAATAATGCGCACATTCAGCAAGTAAgtcacacagacatacagtacacactcatacacacatacaattcTCTACTTTGCTgaatttactttcttttttgtcctgcaggtggGTGACCGCTGCTATGATGACAAGATGTACGAGGCAGCTAAACTGCTTTATAACAATGTGTCCAACTTTGGCCGTCTGGCCTCTACTCTGGTCCACCTGGGAGAGTACCAGGCAGCTGTGGACGGAGCCCGAAAGGCCAACAGCACCCGCACATGGAAGGAGGTGAGGAATGATGATACAttctcacttttattttttaaatgagaaaaaagtcatttttatatttagtaGAGTCAGTGAAGTACTTCAGTTCTTATTAATCACTATCCCTTTGTAAAGTGGCATTGAAGAATAAATAACTTGGGCAGTGTCGTATCCACTCACCTTTtatgaaatacatttaatgatTGACTCTGTGCTCCTCCAGGTGTGTTTTGCGTGTGTTGATGGAAAGGAGTTCCGTCTCGCTCAAATGTGTGGCTTACACATTGTTGTCCACGCCGATGAACTGGAGGAACTCATCAACTACTACCAGGTACACAGGGTTACAGGGGCAGtgttaaaacaacatttcacacttaatataaatgtgaaatgatttaaGTAAGGTTTGAGGAGGATTAGGTataatttaacttttaattaGGTTTGTTTTCAGAATAACTCATTGGTAAAAATTGACCTGTGTACTACAGGGAAATTACCTGTATTTTGTATGGATGGCTGTGGGTAGTCTCATTAAATCTCTGTGTACGGCAGGACCGTGGTTACTTTGAGGAGCTGATCACCATGCTGGAGGCCGCTCTCGGTCTGGAGCGTGCACACATGGGTATGTTCACCGAGCTCGCCATCCTCTACTCCAAATTCAAGCCACAGAAGATGAGGGAGCACTTGGAGCTCTTCTGGTCCCGCGTCAACATTCCAAAGGTAAGCGAGGGAAACGACGGCAACATGAGTTGTTACCAACCTCACAACATATTGTAACAAAGTCCCAAAACACTTTTAAATGAGAACCTTTTTGTGTGTCAGGTTCTCAGGGCAGCAGAGCAGGCCCACCTCTGGGGAGAGCTGGTTTTCCTCTATGACAAGTACGAGGAATACGACAATGCCATCATCACCATGATGAACCACCCAGCTGATGCCTGGAAGGAGGGCCAGTTCAAAGACATTGTCACCAaggtaagaaaagaaaaaagatgctGTTGATAAATTAGTAAAAACATTCTGAAAACAAGTTCTACTTTTTACAAACGTGCTAAAGTTCAagggaaatgtgttttcattccaGGTGGCCAATGTGGAGCTATACTACAAAGCCATCCATTTTTATCTGGATTTCAAACCATTGTTACTGAACGACCTGCTCATCGTCCTCTCTCCAAGACTGGACCACACGCGCGCTGTCAACTTCTTCAGCAAGGTCCTGGGCCATTGATGCTTTCTGTGAAGTTTTCTCAAAATGTtatttggatttaaatacaACTTATCATCAGAAGATAAACTTCTAAAAAGTAAATGAGTAGTTAGTATAGAAGATTACTTGAAATAgacataaattatttttttgttggaaTCATTGTTTAGGTGAAGCAGCTGCCTCTGGTGAAACCTTACCTCAGGTCTGTCCAGAATCACAACAACAAGTCAGTGAACGAGGCCCTCAACAACCTCTTCATCATTGAGGAAGACTATGCGGTATGATATGATAACATTGTCCATTGTGTAAaagattatatataaatatatatatttttacttaaaCATTTTGATGTCGCTTGAAATGGAGAGAAAGTTTCATCTTCTGCCGAAATTTAATCTCTGTCTCTTATCCAGGCTCTGCGTACTTCCATCGATGCCTATGACAACTTCGACAACATCTCGCTGGCACAGGGCCTGGAGAAGCACGAGCTGATTGAGTTCAGGAGGATTGCAGCGTACCTTTTCAAGGGCAACAACCGCTGGAAACAGAGTGTAGAGCTCTGCAAGAAGGACAAACTGTACAAGGTGCATAGCAGTTCAAAACAATATCTCTCAGTTGACCATTCAGTTCTTCCCAACTTTGCATCTCATCCCAGAAACCAACTGAATGTAATGAAATGAGTTGCTTCCATGGGGTCTTAAATAGTCTAAAATTGAGTCATCTgaatttaaaaagtcttaaatatgttaaaatattacgTAAGAGGTTTTACAGTATACATATATTACGttttaataaaattacaaaCACAACCAATGTGGAACTGATATTGACATTTGACTTGACTGAGAGAAAGACTATGATTACCCACTGTCTCTGCCTGAAGTAGTTTGTGAGATAATGTGGTGTTTCGAGggttttttactttattgggCTACTTTACCTTTAAGTAAGTAAGTATAAGTAATTCTGGGACTccaatgttgtttgtgtttgtcatagTAACAATAATTGACACAGATTTTAAATTTCCTACATTAAGGTCATAAAAAGTCTGAAATTTAATtttttgaaacctgcagaaacaccAAACATGTAAAATGACAGGTGTGGTCCCTTTTCCTCAGTCAGTTTATTCAGCTGTAGTGGTGCTTTCCTTTCCGCAGGATGCCATGCAGTATGCATCAGAGTCCAAAGACATTGAGCTGGCAGAGGAACTCCTGGCTTGGTTCCTGAATGAAGACAAGAAGGAGTGTTTTGCCGCCTGCCTTTTCACCTGCTATGACCTCCTGCGGCCCGACGTGGTGCTTGAGACTGCCTGGCGACACAACATCATGGACTTCTCCATGCCGTACTTCATCCAGGTCATGAGGGAGTATCTGTCTAAGGTGGGTTGGCCAGAGGCAGTGTGTGGACAAGAAGGTTTCTTCAGACAAATGCATGTTATACATATTGTTTACAGTTCTGAGATAACTACAGTGAAAGAATAATTAGAAGGTAGACAAGACATCCCACTTACGTGTTGACtaatattttttcctcttcttagGTGTTAAGATTTGTGAAATAGTATTTGCAAACATGCTCCTATCAGTGGAGAGTCAGATATGTTCAAATTGAGACCCTAACTACGTCATAATCTTTAAATTATTGTTCCCTCTACTAATATCTGGCATTTCCACCCATCTGATACATGTAAAGTATCAGCAGCTTGTTAAAGTTGTTTGCAAATACCATTGAAGTACAGGCAGTGTGACACACCTCTCCACAGTGTTAGTGTTGCCTATTCTTTCCTCCATTCATGCTCAttttcctctgcttctgttAGTAACGTGTCTTTGtggtgttttcctttttttgtgtgttttcttccatTCAAGCTACTTTTCCATACAAATGTGTTCCAGAGGAGATTCATAAATGCTGTGTCACTCGTCAAACCATTTATACCTGTTACATTGCAAAAGATATACAACCCATATTGTTTTCATGGACAATAGAGCTGAGTGaagcatttttaaaaagaatagttgcatttatttgacatttattttagagaactacattaaaaaaataaataaaaaagatgtcaaatacacaaaagtttatttttttgtagctAATTACTTCTTGGTGTTTGTTGTGACAAACCCAACCAGGTTAAAACATtgaatcatttatatatatatatatatatatatatacacgtatTGCTAAGTTTCAGAAGATCATGTGAAATCAAGTTAAtatctgtattttatatttttacattgtacTCAGCGATGACGTTGAAATTCACCAGAGTAATCTCAAGTCTGCATTTGTATCAAAAGTGGCGTTATTACTCCCATCTCTCTCaggatttttgtgttttctttcagtaaAAAGTCCGCTGTTTGCTCTTCTCTGTCAGTTTCTATTTTGGGAGacttccatttgtttttttcttccttaaGTTGCCTCTCTGAATTTCCTTTCCAGGTTGATGCGATAAAGGAAAAGGTGAAAGTCGAATCCATTTTCTAATCATTCTTTTTGAACCCTCTTCCCCCCTTTCCTGTAGCCTGTAGTTTGGAGGAGTGAAATTTAGCAGAAACTGCATGATCCCTCCCCCCCATGTCACTTTGCTGCTTCTGATCATAAACTCCACATCTCCACTAGATCACCTTCAAACCCACAAACCTCCAGGGCGTGGCTCTTAACACTCATGCCTCAGGGCTCTGATCGGTGTGCTGGTGTCAATGACGGCTTTCAGTTTGACTCAGTACAACAAATAATGAATAGTTGAATAgatgttttttaacatgtgtaccaATACCGGTTTGTTTGAccacttacatttaaaaaaaaaaaaaaaaaaaaagctatcaCCTTGCTTGCTGCTGCAAAAACAGAAGCACAATGAATCTTGGGATATGTTTGGCCAGTACGGATCCACCTAGTGGGGCCTCTAACTCGGGGGTGGAAGGCATTTTGAGGAACCTTTGAATTGGGACAGTCTTGTTGCGCCGCTTGCTGGACACTGTGAGCCGTCCTCTTAAACCAGCACACTCATAGGTCTCCTCAGGCATGTGTGAAGAGTGTCGCTCTGGAGAACTGGCTCACCTGCTGTGGTCAGGTGCTTATTCACAGACTTGTAGAAGAATTATAATGTTCAAACTCTCTTGTAACAGCACTCAGCTGCAGTCTGCTGCCAACCATCATCCTGACGTCACGTTTAGTTCAGTTCAATAGagctttttcacagcagccattttgacatgaaagAGTAGTTGAACACACGTGTTACTAATCAGATAAATTAAGACTGTTAACCTCAATAGAAAAGAACCTTAATTAATGGTTGACTATTTTATTTCAATGGCTGCTGTGGAAAAGCTCCGTACTTGATTGTGTAGTTGTTCATGACAATATTGGTTTGGATCATTTTTGACCCTGTTGACAGTGTGTAATGGGAGTTTAAATATTTTGAGAATAATAATCCTTCATGATATTTTTAAGAACTGGAGGGGATATATTTAATATCTGTGTATGGACAGTGGCACAGTAGCAAAGACTGCAGCTAAGTGTACAATCTAATTTCAATAATACAAGCGCCAATGAGGCtttcattttaatgaagtgACCATTCTTTCAGAGACCTATCTATTTCCCTCCATGTCTTTCTATACACCTGAATTTATCTTGTGCGTTAGAAGAACACAGACAATTAGAATCATTATCATTAGGTTCTTTTTAGAAGGCTGTATGTTTTGACAGTATATGTTTCTCTGAGCATTCTGTGATACTGTAAAGTGTGGTCTCTTCAAGCGACAGGCAACTCGAGTGAATgagcaaatatttaatttggaCAAGTTCTTTGGGGGGGAAATGACATAACATGAAGAGCAACAAGCATGCACCTCCCCTCCCCCAGTAGCATCAGTAGCACTCAGGCCTGGCTAGAAGACATCTTTGTTGGCTGTGCCTGCTTCTGGAAACCTTGAACTGGCTGAACAAACTCATCCCCTCAACCCCGTGTCACACTCTGTCACCCTCCACTATGgctctgctttctctctgtctctgtctttcttatGCACCCTTCAAGAAGAAACCAAACTAAACTGCCGCTTCAGCATGTCTCTCAACCCTCTCttctcaaacaaaacaacagcctGTCTTCTCTTCAAACAGCCTGCTTAACCAGACTGACTGTCGTATGAAACTAGAGCGTATGTAGAGAACTGAACCCAAAACCACTGTAAGCAAAGCCTATCCtgcattatcatcatcatcatcagtgtttAAGCTGCACACTGTCGTAGCTGAGGATGATATGTGAAGCTTTTCACTGGCTGCTTAATTCTTTGAATTGTTTTTAGCTTTGTCTTTTGTCCTTTCCCCGTCGTTATCCGCCTCTGAGCTGCTCAGCAAACACTAAAGCACCAAAGAGGACCAAGCAGTTTTAGCAAAatgattctcaaaatgtttaaaGCTGCAAACACACTTGACTGACTCTACAAAGTGTTGGTGATTGGTTTTCAAAACTCTGGGGCAacgaggaaggaggagagaaaataagGCAAATGGGATAAAAATCACTTAATCTTACCTGCAAATATTTTTGATTACTAATAAATGCACACTCGTAGATAGAAGTCTTCCAAACAGACCATATTTTTTGGGGTCAAGATCTCTGCCTTATTCCATGAGAAATTCACAATAATGTCCTCGCAATGTCAAAGGACatgaaaagaaatcctggatctgcgACTGTAATTGAATCCACTCCAAGATGAAATGGGGTTTTCCTCGGCTCAAACCCCacccttccaccaggtttcaataaaatgtgtttaatagtTTCTGCTTAATcctacaaacaaacagcaatgaaaacacaacctcttaTTGACGGGCAAGTAaatcatcaaaaacaaataaataaccaACTGTTATTTGATCAAATAATTTGTGTATTCATTGAGGATTAAATAGgtttttgaaaagttttttttaccattgttTTAGTTGGAAGTCCTTTTTTCAACTATAATGATTTGCTCTACACTGTAGAAACCTGCTAAACATTTATAATCCAGTACATTTTCATCTCATGTTTTTTCTTGTCACGCCAGCACAGGGTGATAgtttttcaaactgaaatagAGTCAGTGGCGTTTCTAAAGGGCTCAGTTTGAAAATCCGGAGTAATGTAGACCCCAGGTGTAAACAAGATTAAGTGATTCAATGTAAATCTAAAGCATTAACATGGACATAGCCATAGTCCACAGGAAGCTATAAGGGATCAGAGAGTGAACCACACTTGTACTGTGTCTCAAGATGAGGGTGAAATAACCTTACATAAATGAAAGAAGCACATAAAGCATCTTTCTAGCCTGAGTTTTACTGAATGACTGTGTTGTTACTCTGTCGTGTTGGTGCCAAGTCACCTTTAGAGATCATGCTTTCAGAATCGAGACTTCTCTGTTTGGTTCACGGTCTAAAAAATATTTGAGTTAATGCTGAGAGAAATACCGAAGCCTGTTCACTGCTGAAGGCTAGTCAAGCCTCTGTCCACCAGCTTCAGTTCACACATGTTCAGAGGGCGTTTTGATATCCTGCTGAGAGGTGGACAAACTTACTAGAGGGGTGAAAAATATAAGTGTTGTTCCTTGTAAGTCTGTTCTGGTGCAGGCTGGTTCTCTACATACTCTACGTTTCCAACATGTTAGTGTAGATGATTTGGGTGGCTGGATGGTGGGACCATTATTACCCTGtagctttgtttttgtctcctctcctaATCCCTAATACCTTCCACAAAGAAGTGGGTTCCTATCTGATAGCCTGTTGTAGCCAAGCTCCATAGAGCATCCAGTAGCTCTCTAGTTGTAGTTACTCCTTTTGCCTTATAGACGGCCCCCAACAACACATTAGAGAGGCCTGCCTCCTGCAGCCcgattttatttaaatctggACTTTATTCGTCTTCGCCTATCAGGAATGGTCCCATCCGTCAGCCAGTGAAATAACCCAGAGGTCAGTTTTTTACAAACAAGGCATTTCAGCTGTCGCCCTTCAAGAGCCCAGTCGGCCGCAGCGTCACTGAAGTCTGACACGGtcactcttgtttttttccacaggttGACAAACTTGAAGCCTCCGAGTCCctgaggaaacaggaggagCAGGCCACGGAGTCTCAGCCCATTGTTTACGGTAAAAAGACCACACACATGGT
The Paralichthys olivaceus isolate ysfri-2021 chromosome 11, ASM2471397v2, whole genome shotgun sequence genome window above contains:
- the LOC109634499 gene encoding clathrin heavy chain 1-like isoform X4, which produces MFADAAKTLQIFNIEMKSKMKAHTMTDDVTFWKWISLNTVALVTDNAVYHWSMEGDSQPIKVFDRHSSLAGCQIINYRTDAKQKWLLLIGISAQQNRVVGAMQLYSVDRKVSQPIEGHAAGFAQFKMEGNTEESTLFCFAVRGQAGGKLHIIEVGTPPTGNQPFPKKAVDVFFPPEAQNDFPVAMQISSKQDVVFLITKYGYIHLYDLETGTCIYMNRISGETIFVTAPHEPTAGIIGVNRKGQVLSVCVEEENIIPYITNVLQNPDLALRMAVRNNLAGAEELFARKFNTLFAAGNYSEAAKVAANAPKGILRTPDTIRRFQSVPAQPGQTSPLLQYFGILLDQGQLNKFESLELCRPVLQQGRKQLLEKWLKEDKLECSEELGDLVKSVDPTLALSVYLRANVPNKVIQCFAETGQFQKIVLYAKKVGYTPDWIFLLRNVMRISPEQGLQFSQMLVQDEEPLADITQIVDVFMEYNLIQQCTSFLLDALKNNRPMEGPLQTRLLEMNLVHAPQVADAILGNQMFTHYDRAHVAQLCEKAGLLQRALEHYTDLYDIKRAVVHTHLLNPEWLVNFFGSLSVEDSLECLRAMLSANIRQNLQICVQVASKYHEQLSTQSLTELFESFKSFEGLFYFLGSIVNFSQDPEVHFKYIQAACKTGQIKEVERICRESNCYDPERVKNFLKEAKLTDQLPLIIVCDRFDFVHDLVLYLYRNSLQKYIEIYVQKVNPSRLPVVIGGLLDVDCAEDVIKNLIMVVRGQFSTDELVAEVEKRNRLKLLLPWLEARIHEGCEEPATHNALAKIYIDSNNNPERFLRENPYYDSCVVGKYCEKRDPHLACVAYERGQCDQELIHVCNENSLFKSLSRYLVRRKNPELWASVLLETNNYRRPLIDQVVQTALSETQDPEEVSVTVKAFMTADLPNELIELLEKIVLDNSVFSEHRNLQNLLILTAIKADRTRVMEYINRLDNYDAPDIANIAISNELFEEAFAIFRKFDVNTSAVQVLIEHIGNLDRAYEFAERCNEPPVWSQLAKAQLQKGLVKEAIDSYIKADDPSAYMEVGQAAAQSGNWEDLVKFLQMARKKARESYVETELIFALAKTNRLAELEEFINGPNNAHIQQVGDRCYDDKMYEAAKLLYNNVSNFGRLASTLVHLGEYQAAVDGARKANSTRTWKEVCFACVDGKEFRLAQMCGLHIVVHADELEELINYYQDRGYFEELITMLEAALGLERAHMGMFTELAILYSKFKPQKMREHLELFWSRVNIPKVLRAAEQAHLWGELVFLYDKYEEYDNAIITMMNHPADAWKEGQFKDIVTKVANVELYYKAIHFYLDFKPLLLNDLLIVLSPRLDHTRAVNFFSKVKQLPLVKPYLRSVQNHNNKSVNEALNNLFIIEEDYAALRTSIDAYDNFDNISLAQGLEKHELIEFRRIAAYLFKGNNRWKQSVELCKKDKLYKDAMQYASESKDIELAEELLAWFLNEDKKECFAACLFTCYDLLRPDVVLETAWRHNIMDFSMPYFIQVMREYLSKVDAIKEKVDKLEASESLRKQEEQATESQPIVYGTPQLMLTAGPNVAVPPQQAYGYGYTAAPGYAQPPQPNFGYGM
- the LOC109634499 gene encoding clathrin heavy chain 1-like isoform X3, coding for MAQILPIRFQEHLQLQNLGINPANIGFSTLTMESDKFICIREKVGEQAQVVIIDLGDPNNPIRRPISADSAIMNPASKVIALKAAKTLQIFNIEMKSKMKAHTMTDDVTFWKWISLNTVALVTDNAVYHWSMEGDSQPIKVFDRHSSLAGCQIINYRTDAKQKWLLLIGISAQQNRVVGAMQLYSVDRKVSQPIEGHAAGFAQFKMEGNTEESTLFCFAVRGQAGGKLHIIEVGTPPTGNQPFPKKAVDVFFPPEAQNDFPVAMQISSKQDVVFLITKYGYIHLYDLETGTCIYMNRISGETIFVTAPHEPTAGIIGVNRKGQVLSVCVEEENIIPYITNVLQNPDLALRMAVRNNLAGAEELFARKFNTLFAAGNYSEAAKVAANAPKGILRTPDTIRRFQSVPAQPGQTSPLLQYFGILLDQGQLNKFESLELCRPVLQQGRKQLLEKWLKEDKLECSEELGDLVKSVDPTLALSVYLRANVPNKVIQCFAETGQFQKIVLYAKKVGYTPDWIFLLRNVMRISPEQGLQFSQMLVQDEEPLADITQIVDVFMEYNLIQQCTSFLLDALKNNRPMEGPLQTRLLEMNLVHAPQVADAILGNQMFTHYDRAHVAQLCEKAGLLQRALEHYTDLYDIKRAVVHTHLLNPEWLVNFFGSLSVEDSLECLRAMLSANIRQNLQICVQVASKYHEQLSTQSLTELFESFKSFEGLFYFLGSIVNFSQDPEVHFKYIQAACKTGQIKEVERICRESNCYDPERVKNFLKEAKLTDQLPLIIVCDRFDFVHDLVLYLYRNSLQKYIEIYVQKVNPSRLPVVIGGLLDVDCAEDVIKNLIMVVRGQFSTDELVAEVEKRNRLKLLLPWLEARIHEGCEEPATHNALAKIYIDSNNNPERFLRENPYYDSCVVGKYCEKRDPHLACVAYERGQCDQELIHVCNENSLFKSLSRYLVRRKNPELWASVLLETNNYRRPLIDQVVQTALSETQDPEEVSVTVKAFMTADLPNELIELLEKIVLDNSVFSEHRNLQNLLILTAIKADRTRVMEYINRLDNYDAPDIANIAISNELFEEAFAIFRKFDVNTSAVQVLIEHIGNLDRAYEFAERCNEPPVWSQLAKAQLQKGLVKEAIDSYIKADDPSAYMEVGQAAAQSGNWEDLVKFLQMARKKARESYVETELIFALAKTNRLAELEEFINGPNNAHIQQVGDRCYDDKMYEAAKLLYNNVSNFGRLASTLVHLGEYQAAVDGARKANSTRTWKEVCFACVDGKEFRLAQMCGLHIVVHADELEELINYYQDRGYFEELITMLEAALGLERAHMGMFTELAILYSKFKPQKMREHLELFWSRVNIPKVLRAAEQAHLWGELVFLYDKYEEYDNAIITMMNHPADAWKEGQFKDIVTKVANVELYYKAIHFYLDFKPLLLNDLLIVLSPRLDHTRAVNFFSKVKQLPLVKPYLRSVQNHNNKSVNEALNNLFIIEEDYAALRTSIDAYDNFDNISLAQGLEKHELIEFRRIAAYLFKGNNRWKQSVELCKKDKLYKDAMQYASESKDIELAEELLAWFLNEDKKECFAACLFTCYDLLRPDVVLETAWRHNIMDFSMPYFIQVMREYLSKVDAIKEKEWSHPSASEITQRLTNLKPPSP